From the Solea solea chromosome 7, fSolSol10.1, whole genome shotgun sequence genome, the window AAGAAGCGAACCCTGAAGGATTAATGTGCAGTAAATAATGTGAGCTCTCACATCAGCATCTGCAGcgtgtgagagagggagcacCTGTGCTCTCACAGCCCCAAGAGGAAGTGGCATCCACTATCTTTACACTAAATAGTGCACATTCTTAAATCAGTTTGTCTCGCCTGCCACGGCGGGGCGACAGTaactcagtggtagagcgagtcgtctttcaacttgaaggctGTGGGTTAGATTCCCGGCTCCGTGAGtccacttaaccccacgttccTGAtggaaagatgagtgatagaaaaatgcgCTACACATGGATGccctgtatgaaagtgtgagtgaatgggtgtgtaTGGCAaaactttgagtggtcatccaGACTAGagaagcgctatataaatacagaccatttacagtatgaacactgataaacacaaatttcattttaatgttttaacagagctttgattcactcgGCTCCtcctgattctttttttcctctctctgtcactcagacacacacacacactctggacaGGGGATATAAATAACTGATATATATGGTATATTGCCATTCAGCCAAAATGTACCgccagcatgttttttttttattttcagtccaTATCACACAGCACCACTCACTTGAGCAGTGAAAACAAGCATGAAAACCAGTTTACtgtgttcttgtttgttgtGAGCAAACTTGTAACAGCCTCTGGTTTCCCACCTGTTTCCCTTCAGCCCAGTCAAATTCCCAGGGGGGGAATGTTGGCCACGAAGCCCCCTTCTCACTGCCGGTGGACCTGGTGTCCTCCAGTCTTCTCAGGACCAGGCCATGGAACTGTCCACACCTGAGCAGATGGACGTCACCACCAGCTCCGAGGCCTCGGCCCCTCTTCCCATCCGTCAGCCTACCGGGGTCAACCTGGGTCAGATGAAGCAGCAGGCCTATCCCGTCATGGCTAAGCGGCCCGAACATCTACGTATGAACCTATGACCCGCCACGCCTGTGTAGGAGAGTTTATttcttgacttttttctttattgatattttttaagaaaagaagcaaaaagaGATGGATGCTCTGGAGACAATGAAAATCAAAAAATTGCACACTACATTAACTGTCACAAGCTGGAGTTTGTGCGTGGGTCTGGGACTCGGGTGTGCCGCAGTAAAAAACAGCTACCGACAACATCGACATCTCACCACTTCTCCCCCTGACtacccctcctcttcctcctgaagtgGACTTCTAGGACTGGAAATCTTTGAGGAGCTTCAGCCTTCGTGTGATCAGGAAGTCAAAGGCGATAATGTGTCACACAGTATGCAAGCGATTTAAAACAGTCTGTTGTACAAGATGACATCCAAAGTGCTTTGTGCTGTTTGAATGAATGCCAGTGAGGTAACTTTTGACAGTATTTCTTCGTAGACAAAAATTCTTCCTGGCTCTGGTTTAAATTATATGAACGAGgtttatgattaaaaaagatCGTCAGTGAGAGCAGCGGACGAGCCGAGGGTCTGGTGTTGATGAACCTAGCTTTACATCTTACGATGTTTTAACTGAATGGATGCATTAACTGTGCTTTACATTGATGATGAATCACAGAGCCtaaattaaagaagaagaaaaaccatGTTGATGTTTTACATTCTTTGAATGTTTGCTGTTGTGGAGTGGCTCATAAGTTGTGGGATCCATACATTAATTATCTCAACAAATATTCCCCCAAAGTATCAAACGTACTGCTTTGTGGGACACACACTAAACCTCACTCCATGTGTTTCCTGGAGTGAATTCATAGTGGGAGCCAGTGGATGTGGATGCTGTCTGCAGAAGCTCGGCAGCTTCTGCAtcagcatttcatttttaagaatGGAAATTTTACATAGCATGAAAAGCACGGAAGATCATATATCTGTGCAGTGTGTATATAGTTTGTGTATATAATATGTATTCAGAATCAGAGGCCTCACAAATTAGCATTTCTTGTTTATTTGCATAAGATTTGCTTCCCATTATACAGTCACCCTGTTCATTTATTGTGTGATTGGGGATTTAATAGtgaattctttttttacaaagtaTGATGAACAATATTCTgcagctgaaataaaaaaaaaaagtaaatttaaCACAGATATGAACCCCAATCTGAAATGTATGggtttgcaaaaaaacaacactcacattcaaaaagaaggataaaaaaatgaagcagacaGAATATCATATTCAGTTTGTGAATGAATAGCAATTTTACAATTGTGTGAACACAAaatgtttgacctttgacctgctgTTTACAGGGACGATTGCAAACTGAGTCAAAAGTTATGGTCCTCAATGCTGGCTTTAGAGAAAATACTGTAACAATCGGATCTCTTGTATgtacaacatgaaaaacaacaactggcaGTTGGTCTCATGGTCTGGGATTTGAATAGTTTTTTGGAGTGAGAAAAAATGTGGCCACGGAAAGTAATAAAACCCAAATCCCTACAAGTAATTTGGCCATCTAGGCCTAACTAAAAAATTGATTTAACTAAACTGATTCATGgaaagttgattaaaaaaattttttaagaTTGTTccttcaaaaaaagaataaatgtttAGACAATTCAGGTCATTTAATCAGTGGTGATATAATATTCATTGTGCAAATGAAATTCTTCAGTAGGAATGTGTGctcacagacaacaacaaaaatacaaagaacTGACATAAGAAGTCATATTTATGGTAACTACAGTACATAAAAACAACGGTAtctttaaataatatttggaTTATTTCACTAGAGCTGGTTGGCTTTGACATGTTGCTGCTGGACGTCTTTGATGTCAACAGaggttgaaaaacaaaacttaaaaagGCACAAAGAATTTCAGAGGAACACAACTATTGAAATAATCCTTAAAAATAGCAGGTTCGTAAAACACAGTATAAATCTGTATTATTTTGTCTAAACAGCAAAGCTGAGTCCCTGCAGAACAAGTGCCCGCTCATATAAATCATAGTTGTGCGTCAGTGCTCCAACACAGCATCTtctccactgtgtgtttgtgggatcCTTCAAAACAGACGATTTTTCCCTTCAGTGTCCTCGAATACAGGATGAAACAACTACTGCGGTGTTGATTTAACTGAAACCGGCCTCTAAAAACAGTTACTTTCACTGCTGGAGTAAAAGTAGTAAACCCAACAATCTGGCGATCCATGTATGTTAAACAGTAAAATTAAATGACCCTGCCCTGGTTTGGTAAAGTTATTTCAAGTAGCAGATTGTGGTTAGAGGGAAGAGAACTATTTTAAAATTTCTACAAAATGTCCTAACGGGCCTGGATGTTCGTCACTGTTAACTGTTACAGTCACAGGTATCATCAGGGGGGTTTTACCACCACAGTAGACAACAGCAGGGCAGTAAAGTTTTttgcatttacagtatgtactgtacttGAGGTGCGATCGTGAGAGGGAGAGGATGTTTTCTGACCGTTGAGCGTGTGCAAAGATACAGTGCATCAACAAGAGTGTGTGGTATGACAACAGGCGGTCATGATTGGCTATTTCTGCACCTCCATGCAGCGGGGCTTTGGTCCTGCAGccgtttcatttttttccccaaccaCAACCACCAGGCCAAaccaatcacaacacaaaccACCGACTCCACGTAGTAGCCGTCCAGTGTCGTCACACAAACCCCGCCTTCCTTAATACAGAGCTGGAGAGGAGAAATAAGGAcatggggaggaaaaaaagtgaagtcaGATTACAACTTTTagatgagaacacacacacacacacaaacagtcttGTTCCATCCTCTGGCCTGCTCACTTACCCCTTCTTCTTCTGGAGAACCACAGCTCTGCCCATCTGCCCCCTCACACACCTTAGACGTCAGTGGATCCACCAACCACAGAGCCAAAGTGGAGGGCCAGTTTCCACCAAGGTTAGTGACCGTGTTCAGCAGCGTCATGTAGGTCCCACCGATGAGTGGGTCACTAACTTTAGCATGGAAGGCCATGCAGgccacatacatactgtacaatgcCACCTGTGGTGGAAATGAGAGAAACTTGTTAGAGCTGAACTTTTCTtcttgaaccagtgacctttaAAACTCTGGTGTGATGATTTATTGATCTCCATAAGAACTAGAACTATGCTTGTAAGACTTCTCATAATGAAAAATCCCAGGTGTTAATTACATCAACAACAATGTGACGTGTCACTTGGAGACATCACTTAAATTTgaaaaatgcagttttcaaGTACACAAGTGCAATCTGTATTTCTGCACAATATCATATCACTTatcaaaaacatcacaagaCCACTGAGGTACACTGGAAACAGGAAGCTGACCCTATCCCATGTGGTCATTGAGTTCGttttagcaaaaaaaacaatggtgaCGAGAAAGTACAGGGATTTGTTTTATTAGGCCAGTGAAGAAGGAAACTGTTTAACTGATCATTAGTTGAGTTGTGTCTGATAACAAACAATCAGGGTAACCCGTAATAATTTCCAAAGGCCTCAGTTTCTGCCTGCCCAGACTAAAAAATCAGACCTAAAGTCAAACTCCTCCAGCACTTTCAGCACTCTAAAACACCAGGGTAGCATGGACAGCAGGCGTATCCAGAGCAGAATCTTTAAACAACAGAGAAGTGTGGATGCTGCCTGTGCCAATTACTATCCTAGGGTAGTTTTCATGTACAGGTAATAACAGAGAAATATCCAACCTGATGCGCTGCGTAGCTAAGCAGCACTATGGCGTAGTAGTAAACGGGGAAACCTCCTTCTTGTTTTAGACTGGGGGTCCACCACACCAGCAGAGCATACTCTAGGCCTATAAGCAACCTGAAATCACAGAAAAGCAACACTTTGTTAGCCGTTCATTGAACGTGTGCATGTACAACTTTGTGTGGCTGTGTGCGAGAGTTTGTGTTACAACCTCCAAGGAAAGGCCTTGTAGAAGACGTCAAGAGGTCGGGGACCTGCTGTGTATTTACTGATGATCACTGGTAGAAGAATTTGCAGAGGCACCATGGGCACTGCCAATAAAGCCAGCTGCTCTTTAGGAACTCCAGCCTCCACCAGTTTCAGACCTGTCACAGCATCTGCAGCAGAGAAACCAATCTGAAACACACACGAGAAGAAATATGAGGTTTCTTTAACTCACAGGAGATAAGCAAGCATGTAAGGCCAACTCATCATTCATCAACCAGCAGTCACACAGAGCACTACAGATGGTTGGTTTCTGTTGTAGTATGTCATCACCGTCAGTCACTTACTTTTGCAGTGAGAAGCAGGACACAAAAGTTGAAGACTGTGGGCATCTTGATTATAGTCCACAGCAACTTATACGTTTCCAAAACGCCGTGTTTCTCCTCATCCTTgactctcctctttcctctgcctGGCTCATTTTCCCTTTTAAAAATGGCAACGAGCGTTGTGGAAACTAGGAACACCACtccccaaaaaaacaagaagtctGTAACAGAAGAcaccagaaaatgttgtttttttctagtgCAGTACCCAAACTTACCTAAGCTTGAGTAAAGGGCAGTAGGATACATAGTGATAAACAGGCTACGTTCTAGTTGTTAATACCTTTAACACCTCActataataagtaaataaacctACAGATTCAGTGAACCTCCACAAAacctgcacacactggtgcctttAGTGATGTACTGTAGGTCACTTgtcaagtttgaagcctgtcaagcaacCCGCTAGACAGTTATGTGattaacaaacagacagaccttccttgcatttatagatagattaGGTTGATTAGAAACAATCAGAAAGACTATTtgcgtttttgttttgttttttttaatttaaaaatattaaatacctGACAAAGTAACAATGCCTGTGTCCTTGGGCTCTGCTCTGAGGTATTTGTTGCAGAAGTCAGGGGACTCCAGAGCCAGAAAGAGCACATTTCCCAGGAAGTAGCCAGCTGTCTGGCCCACAGAGTTGCATGTAGATGCATAACCCACATTTTCTCTGGACAACATAGTCAGGGCCCAGCCATCCACAGCTATATCCTTGACAGAAAACATAAAGCAAGTGAAGGatggggaaaaataaaataatttcttCTTTCTGGATACGTGTCTATGTCACAGTGTTTATAATGGTCTACCTGTGTGGCTGCCAGAAAGGCAAGCATGAAGAAGACTGCAGTAAGTATCAACACATTTGGTCCTGCCTCACTCTGCAGCAGTGAATCCACTTTTGATGAAAGATAGAGCATGAACAGGCCCAGCAGATACTGTGTGGGCACCAGCCATGACTTTCTGCAAAAAGAGGGAAGAGGTGGAGGAAATGACGAGGAAagaagatataaataaataaaacagtgacgTAAACAACACGTCTTTCTTACCTTCGACCAAACCTGCTGAAGTAGAGTGCATCCACCAGTGGTGCCCAGAAAAGTTTGAGACTGAATGGCCAGAAAACAAAGCTGAAAAAGGCTTGGTCTTTGTAGCTGACGTGTTTGCCCTGTAAGATCAGTGGGATGCTTCCAGCCAGTCCCAAAGGAATTCCTTGCAGCACAtagagaaacagaagaag encodes:
- the slc33a1 gene encoding acetyl-coenzyme A transporter 1, with translation MEPLDMMIHKNGRQRKLAGFTVTNVNMKDITKGQTSDSDPDVEETEGLIRESDSENMRHAVHPGIQAELGNVSLLLFLYVLQGIPLGLAGSIPLILQGKHVSYKDQAFFSFVFWPFSLKLFWAPLVDALYFSRFGRRKSWLVPTQYLLGLFMLYLSSKVDSLLQSEAGPNVLILTAVFFMLAFLAATQDIAVDGWALTMLSRENVGYASTCNSVGQTAGYFLGNVLFLALESPDFCNKYLRAEPKDTGIVTLSDFLFFWGVVFLVSTTLVAIFKRENEPGRGKRRVKDEEKHGVLETYKLLWTIIKMPTVFNFCVLLLTAKIGFSAADAVTGLKLVEAGVPKEQLALLAVPMVPLQILLPVIISKYTAGPRPLDVFYKAFPWRLLIGLEYALLVWWTPSLKQEGGFPVYYYAIVLLSYAAHQVALYSMYVACMAFHAKVSDPLIGGTYMTLLNTVTNLGGNWPSTLALWLVDPLTSKVCEGADGQSCGSPEEEGLCIKEGGVCVTTLDGYYVESVVCVVIGLAWWLWLGKKMKRLQDQSPAAWRCRNSQS